In the genome of Siniperca chuatsi isolate FFG_IHB_CAS linkage group LG17, ASM2008510v1, whole genome shotgun sequence, one region contains:
- the npvf gene encoding pro-FMRFamide-related neuropeptide VF has protein sequence MCQFGHPPSSRVTGDVCIMGSLITGDRVVGRKLGMCPGAVLREGVSPAVNMLTAVFLSTLLMLGGLGGAAASDLQVYGKSIHTDKTLLSSDDGRHTVKKQPHQQTKSEIRRSLDLDSFNIQVTPATSKISLPIITKLYAPTAQPLHRHSNMPMRFGRDSNPGDDRFPNSTPNMPQRFGRSWEEIKMCPQCPGVRKALSPVLPERFGKNTLHWSLLRTLANAQLFNTGLHWADDFDFTASSEEVEMQEKTFKGRKRST, from the exons ATGTGTCAGTTTGGACACCCACCTTCATCACGCGTGACGGGTGACGTATGTATTATGGGGTCTTTAATAACAGGGGACAGAGTGGTCGGCAGGAAATTAGGCATGTGTCCTGGTGCTGTCCTGAGAGAAGGTGTCTCTCCTGCTGTTAACATGCTAACCGCAGTCTTTCTGTCAACGCTCCTGATGCTGGGGGGTCTAGGAGGGGCAGCAGCGTCTGACTTGCAGGTCTATGGGAAATCAATCCACACTGATAAAACTTTGCTGAGCAGCGATGATGGAAGACACACTGTGAAGAAACAGCCACACCAACAA ACAAAAAGTGAAATCCGCAGGAGTTTGGATCTGGATAGCTTTAACATACAAGTGACCCCCGCCACCAGCAAAATCAGCCTCCCGATCATCACCAAGCTCTACGCGCCTACTGCCCAACCTCTCCACCGGCACAGCAACATGCCCATGCGCTTCGGAAGGGACAGTAATCCTGGTGATGACAGGTTCCCAAACTCGACCCCCAACATGCCCCAGAGGTTTGGAAGGTCTTGGGAAGAGATCAAAATGTGTCCCCAGTGCCCTGGTGTCCGAAAAGCACTGAGCCCAGTACTGCCTGAGAGATTTGGGAAAAACACTCTGCACTGGAGCCTTCTTAGGACTCTCGCCAATGCACAGTTATTTAACACTGGCTTGCACTG GGCTGACGATTTTGACTTTACAGCCAGCTCAGAAGAGGTGGAGATGCAAGAAAAAACCTTTAAAGGACGAAAGAGGAGTACATAG